A genomic segment from Nicotiana tabacum cultivar K326 chromosome 9, ASM71507v2, whole genome shotgun sequence encodes:
- the LOC107783111 gene encoding uncharacterized protein LOC107783111 yields the protein MSEVNESWREGIDTEIRYNSSYSAVGGGIGVAKAAAAAGNEAENWKFHAVEFAKGFAEMSVEFGKGVRDVLKQSVIREDSVLVRKVGAPCYKLCRRLSFLNEYLPEDRDPAHAWSVIFFVLFIAFSVLIVSSDDISPNPLVKKVYVHPPNASRILLPDGRHFAYHQQGVSAEQARFSMIAPHSFVSSRLAGIPGIKTSLLQEYGVRLVTYDLPGFGESDPHPSRNLESSAMDMLHLSYAINVTDKFWVVGFSGGSMHAWAALKYIPDRIAGAVMVAPMVNPYEPKMTKEEKNKMWKRWTTKKKVMYTLARKFPRLLPYFYRRSFLCGVHGQIETRLSLSLGIRDKALVEHPLFEEFWQRDLEESVRQVNAKPFVEEAVLQVSNWGFSPADLKVQRKRPGKGILHWIKSLYGQTEDILSGFLGQIHVWQGMEDMVVPPSTSDFLQRVLPDAMVHRLLYEGHFTYFYFCDECHRQIFSTVFGNPQGPLATEPEADQSRINKDDGDIQDTIMSDVSTDEENASTLVNSDKEDFID from the exons ATGTCTGAAGTCAACGAGTCATGGAGAGAAGGCATAGACACCGAAATCCGGTACAATTCGAGCTACTCCGCCGTCGGTGGCGGAATTGGTGTGGCTAAGGCAGCGGCGGCGGCAGGTAATGAAGCTGAGAACTGGAAATTTCATGCGGTGGAGTTTGCTAAAGGATTTGCGGAGATGAGTGTGGAGTTCGGGAAAGGGGTGAGGGATGTGTTGAAGCAGAGTGTGATCAGAGAGGATTCGGTACTCGTGAGGAAAGTTGGAGCGCCGTGTTATAAACTTTGCCGGAGGTTGAGTTTTCTGAATGAATACTTGCCGGAAGATCGTGATCCGGCTCATGCTTGGAGTGTGATATTTTTTGTCTTATTTATTGCTTTTTCAG TACTGATTGTAAGTAGTGATGATATATCTCCAAATCCATTGGTCAAGAAAGTGTATGTACATCCTCCAAATGCTAGTCGAATTTTGCTCCCAGATGGTAGACATTTTGCTTATCATCAGCAAGGTGTTTCGGCTGAGCAGGCTAGATTTTCTATGATTGCCCCACATTCTTTCGTCTCGTCCCGTCTTGCAG GAATACCCGGCATTAAGACTTCTCTTCTGCAAGAGTATGGGGTTCGCTTGGTAACATATGACCTTCCAGGATTCGGGGAAAGCGATCCTCATCCTTCTAGGAACCTTGAATCATCAGCCATGGATATGCTACACTTGTCATATGCTATCAATGTTACTGACAAATTCTGGGTGGTGGGATTCTCTGGTGGAAGTATGCATGCTTGGGCTGCCCTTAAATACATTCCTGACAGGATTGCAG GTGCAGTCATGGTTGCTCCAATGGTTAATCCATATGAACCAAAAATGACCAAGGAGGAGAAGAATAAAATGTGGAAAAGATGGACAACAAAGAAGAAAGTCATGTATACGTTAGCTAGGAAGTTTCCCAGATTACTTCCTTATTTTTACCGTAGAAGCTTCCTGTGTGGAGTCCATGGCCAGATCGAAACACGGCTTTCCTTGTCACTGGGAATTAGA GATAAAGCTCTGGTGGAACACCCATTGTTTGAAGAGTTCTGGCAGAGAGATCTAGAAGAATCGGTGCGGCAAGTGAATGCAAAGCCATTTGTGGAGGAAGCTGTCTTACAGGTTTCAAATTGGGGTTTTAGCCCTGCAGACCTCAAAGTGCAGAGAAAACGCCCTGGAAAAGGTATTCTGCATTGGATTAAGTCTCTATACGGTCAAACAGAAGATATCTTGAGTGGATTCCTTGGTCAAATACATGTATGGCAG GGGATGGAAGATATGGTGGTACCACCATCCACAAGTGATTTTTTGCAGCGAGTCCTACCAGATGCAATGGTACATAGGCTCTTATATGAGGGTCATTTCACTTATTTTTACTTTTGTGATGAATGCCATAGACAGATATTTAGCACTGTCTTTGGGAATCCTCAAGGACCTCTTGCCACAGAACCAGAAGCAGACCAATCTCGCATAAATAAAGATGACGGAGATATACAAGATACAATTATGAGTGATGTTTCCACTGATGAAGAGAATGCATCTACACTAGTCAATTCTGATAAAGAGGACTTTATAGACTAG